ACGCAGACCTCCGTGGCCTGGATCTCAAACGGCTGCTTCGCCTGCGGCGTTGCCACAAGTGTACCCTTTACGATGATGGCTGCGCCCACGTTCAGCTTGCAGATCTCATCGAAGTTGGACATGGTGTCATGATACACGATCTGAAGCGTCTCAAAATAACTGCCATCGCTTAAGACGATGAACCCGAACGCCTTGGAATCCCGGACACTGCGGACCCAGCCGCCCACGGTGATCTCTTTGTCCAGATAAGCTTCCCGGTTCTTATACAATTCTCTTACAGTCACTAAATCCATTTTGCTTCTCCTTCATATTAAATAATTCTGTTTGAACAATATTTTTTTGCATACCTAAACAAGAGTATACTGTATTTTTCGTTTTGATTCAAGGGTGGGAAGGCAAATTCTGCCGTGCTCTGTCATGTTTCTGCTATTTTTTGCAGTGATGGGGCAGATTCGCAGTATTACGGCATTATGCAGAGACGTCTGTAATTGGTGCCGCAATCAGACAGTAGCACCATATATTGACAAAATTGTAAACAATACGAAAAATGTCGGAAAATGCACAAAAAATCTTAAGATTAATTACAATATTTGTTCACTATTTGGAAAATGTGTGCTATAATAACAAGTACAAGAAAATTCTACAGCGAGGTGATAACGTGATTAAAAAAGAAATGATTGCCATGCTTTTGGCGGGAGGACAAGGCAGCCGTCTTGGTGTATTGACACAGAAGGTGGCAAAGCCGGCTGTTTCATTTGGTGGTAAATACAGAATCATTGATTTCCCACTCAGCAACTGTATCAATTCAGGTGTTGACACGGTTGGGGTTTTAACACAATATCAGCCATTACGTTTAAATACCCATATCGGTATCGGTATACCGTGGGATTTGGACCGTAATGTGGGCGGTGTTACCGTACTTCCACCGTATGAGAGGAGCAAGGGCAGCGACTGGTATACCGGTACCGCCAACGCGATCTTCCAGAACCTGGAGTACATGGAGACCTACAATCCGGACTATGTCCTGATCCTGTCCGGAGACCATATCTATAAGATGGACTATGAGGTGATGCTTGAGTACCACAAGGCGAACAACGCGGACGTGACCATTGCGGCCATGCCTGTTCCGATCGAGGAGGCCAGCCGTTTCGGTATTGTTATCACCGATGACAACAACCGTATCACCGAATTTGAGGAGAAACCGGCCCAGCCCAGGAGCAACCTGGCTTCTATGGGGATTTACATATTCAGCTGGCCGGTATTAAAGGAGGCCCTGATCAAGCTGTCAGACGAGCCGGGCTGCGATTTCGGCAAGCACGTGATTCCGTACTGCCACGGCAAGGGCGACCGGATCTTTGCGTACGAG
This portion of the Clostridium sp. AN503 genome encodes:
- a CDS encoding glucose-1-phosphate adenylyltransferase, which produces MIKKEMIAMLLAGGQGSRLGVLTQKVAKPAVSFGGKYRIIDFPLSNCINSGVDTVGVLTQYQPLRLNTHIGIGIPWDLDRNVGGVTVLPPYERSKGSDWYTGTANAIFQNLEYMETYNPDYVLILSGDHIYKMDYEVMLEYHKANNADVTIAAMPVPIEEASRFGIVITDDNNRITEFEEKPAQPRSNLASMGIYIFSWPVLKEALIKLSDEPGCDFGKHVIPYCHGKGDRIFAYEYNGYWKDVGTLGSYWEANMELIDIIPEFNLYEEYWKIYTKSDIIPPQYVAEDAVIERSIIGEGTEVHGEVYNSVIGAGVTIEPGAVVRDSIIMRDTVIGAGAVVTKAVVAEDTKIGAGAELGVGEYAPSKYDPKVYQFDLVTIGEHSVIPENVKIGKNTAISGPTAAEDYPDGLLASGDYIIKAGDVR